The stretch of DNA gtaggcgcttcggcagtcacttaaagtggtagacgccgcgtaacacgctatccagaaACAGACGCCGACTCATACTGtcgtaccgacaagagcggcagtctccatcagaaAGCAGACACCGCGACAGACGCGGCCAGCGCAGTTGATAAATCAACCAAAATACCTTAGaagcgttaaacacagttgagatacacactctagaactgcctcggccaagccgaagcgGAAACAAAAAGAGGCgttcaattaataacgtaagaaaaCAACTCGGACAAAAatgagaaaagacctcggccaaagCCAGAGGCAAGATGGAAACACTGAATACAGTTGAGACGCTCAAAAAACGCAAGAAAAGGAAaaagggtaaagacctcggccatgcCAAAGGCAAAAGAAGCGAACTCTTATTAATAATGACAGGTTACAGGTgaaaagaatacagacgacggccgtccccattgggataagccaaaacacaacctaccaaagttgtacaaaatacaaggaaagaaaagcaaaaattaCAAGTGTCATTTGAAGCACCAAAGGATGGCAGAGAGgaagggcttaataattggctcccggacagctgaagcagatctgctgtaaacttgttctcatcaagcagcacatggtagtatgtgaggagctgaagcagatctgctgtaaacttgttctcatcaagcagcccATAGTATTGTGTGAGGAGCTGAAGCTATctgagacgccgggtgagcctggtgacgaccgcccgcctCCCTGTGCCTGTCACTGCTCACCATCGACAGCGGTCGCCGCATCTTCTTCAATAGGCAACCCAGCAGCTttcctagcagcctcagctttggcctcggcgtcatcagccgccctcattctctcagcttcctccttggccgccttagccttctcaaagAAGGGCGGCTTTCTCTCCGCGCCGCCTCCTTCTCCATCTTCGctctcaccgcctccttggccttctccgccacggctttctccttagcctcgagcttgtcgtcaagcagctcgtcaaatttgccccacggaaaggaaccatcaagaaggaaaagctccccgatcacttccctagcagctccttcggccaagtcccggaattcagcgcacagattggggagcatgacggtttggagcatctcaatgtcctcctccttctgcttgatgatggcctctttgctccgaatcacctccgcctgggccttaaacaggtccctggactcgttcctctgctggagatagaggtcgaCACGCCCCTGAACAAGGTTACACTTCTCCAGCAGCTTCGgttgccgcagcctcggccttggctctctcagcaaggacctccttttcagcgtcctccctgagttttctctcggccaaaagcgccttctcagcatctcccctaagcctctgctcattaaggagatccagcttcgccgacgcagccacctgcttagtggcattacgctgAAAAACAGCTTGAGCCACGaccttctcctgctccatgagacgagcaccggtaatcacgttccacctcgccagctctttaatcagcttcgtgccttcctccataagctgggagacggaagccttctgggatggaGGGACAGTGGTGACACTTGGATTACCAGCCTGCAGCTGGgagagggaagccttctgggatgaagggttaACGGTGACGCCTTGATCACCACCCTGCACAGAGATCCCCTCCACGTGCTGCCCAATGAGAGCGGAAGCCGACAGCGGCTGGTctacaaaaatttaataaagaCATCAGTATCAACGTGtatcgacatatcagaaagcctggcTAAATTTGAGCCACAAGATAGAtaggtaccatgcttggccttcttggccggaggaggcacttcctcgccagcggtagaggctgtcttcttcctcttacggatgaggggagatccctccgcatcagagtccccctcatcaggaatatcaacaatctccaccttcttaggggGGGGATAGGAGATGGAACCGGGGTCGACGCCGTTTTACGCGTCCGACGCACTACTccgctaacaaccttcgcctgggcctcctccctgctcaagcccttcagccgttgttccataagatcattcggcgacacCCTGCGGTCATGagctagagccttgggatgcaagttagcaacggttttgtctttgtgcagccccattctccggaggatatcctcagacaggtccggtccaaagtggtctgcgaaagaaacaaagcaagagttaagtagaagaaataaatcgaagttcgagaAACAGGGACGTTGAGAACGgcaatgggcctcacaccgaccccactcaccctgtgctagggccggtatgaggccgacatagcagagcggctcatcctgaagaatgatctgcgtcgggggaatccatcttttcggcaccccactcttgtccacctcaaagagcctcattgccagcctctcatcctccttgagatagacactgctggcatccattttgagcttcttccgggagacccatctgtcgtgctccgcctgagtctcacaccgcaagttaactcggtGCTCGAAagagcggggcagcggatagtcatccggcaccttaacgtacacccaccgaccttgcagcccttgcaagaagaaagtttgtcaacagagacataacccggcCCCATTTGCACACTGtgccatccgacgcggccagagaatGGCTTTagatggtgaagccggcggaataaattcaccgttggggcctctcccttgaaaagacagagccagacaaagccgattatggtcctcatagccaacgggtgcagttgggcaactgcaacgttcatggctttaataatggccataacgtacccattcagcgaaaaccggagcccatactccaaatgccgcatatatacgccggtgtggcccggaggagggcaacagacggcctgaccctcctcagggataacaattttgtatcccctaccgaagaaaaaatggccctcgaagaATGTCTCGCCTGAACAACTGGCGAGCTTatgagtccaagcacggtcaagacggaccttacaagcgtcgccgtgatccaggacgTACTGTCTCCCCTCATTTGGACGAGACCCCTCCGCATCGTCACCAAAGTCATCACCCAAATCACCAAAGGAATCAGAGTCCTCCCATTCctcaagaatttgaggatcaacttcaggagaaagagacctaggaccccccgacgcgggtttactaggtccagcatcagcagaagacatgttcacaacaaattactagcaagataaaaagaatttatttgtttacctcgAGGAAAAACACCCGCCGGATCAAAGactctgaagattggaagaaaaggaagcccttgaaagtttagaaagatgaagattttgaagaaaatttgagaaaatgaatttggaggccaaaatcacgaatgaactgccctatttatagggaaaagcccatgaagaaggaccaatcagggcacagcccatgaagcgtcaaccaatcagcgaacagacacgtgtcagacatgcaaccacggaatgtcaatcgtcgcaacagttaaatgtcaatcaatgcaacagtgaccaagcgtattcaatacgcccattcacatctcttcgcctgttcatcttcctcaacaaattcctaggtatctgctctccgccggccacatgatcaaccaagctaggaagcaccggccgggggcaatcaaaaacaaccggcgctcttagccctggtctcggccagcgtcacttccttttccacatcggataccctttacgcatccatgtggaggggggatatggtacggcctaacaagaaccacgccgatgcaCCACAAGACGCCGACGCCAGAAATTTTGCAAgaatacttacgcagaatatacgctctacatacatcggagcccataccacggcatagactacgctgggggcaaattgatggggcatattctgcaccgctgaccaagtcaacatattgagcaaggtcaagggtatccacagcaagtcaaacagcttagacagcctagccgatgcaagCTATCgacctgtcacctgggtctcggcctggcaCCTATCCAGCCGGgacgcatatccgcgtactcaaaTCCAAGatccctcggccggcctgccataggtccatcggccgagggtagaaccgTCTTTTCACCTgccagccacttggccacttggccactacgtgacaaaaggtaaaggcctataaatactcctcaatcctcattgaggaagagatccacaaattaacctaaaaaccactattcatctggtaatatctcccttatctctctacaatacacgtttAGTCAAGTAACACATACTTagccctttaagtttactgacttgagcgtcggagtgagtacgctcggcaaAAGCCGAgcgccctcagtttgttcatcgtttcaggagagatcaaaggaggattcaagcaaggacgtCTTTCTataagctacgagtggtaacaaatatctgctctggaattacacccggaacacctaTAACTAAAACACGCTAAAAGTAACAACCCTATATATACCGCGCatgcattgcgcgggatctaaactagtttagATCAAGTCGTTTCaagctcgggtcattttgggttagGTCAATATTGGTCCTACAAGGTCATTTTGGGTAATTCCATTAAATCCATATCTCGGGTCATGTCATTTAGGTCGGGCCAATTTTACCTTGCCTGGTCGTAATACGTACCTATGATGGGCGTAAAAAATTTTGATACCTCGCAGACATTATTTTCTGATGACTTATACTTtcccgtcccggtcaattgttgtcctttggatTTGGCATAATGACggaaagaccaaggaaagaggaatgtgtcaattactaaatgacaagtggaacaaattgggtgtgaatgatcaaattgcacATCAAGTCcgttcttaaaatagaaaggacatcAATTAACTCAGACACCCAGaaataaaaaaggacaacaaatgaccgagacagagACAGTAATAAAATTGAGTCAAATGTTGCATCAACTAGCACAAAAAATACAGCCGAGTGCAATGTGGGAGTGTGGATTGGCAATTATGGTCTTATGAAGGGTATTGAAGTACCTGAAAATGGTACTACTTTCGTCCCATTCATTTGGTTACCAACTTAACTTTGATTAAAATAGCCTCATATTGAATAAAACAATGGTGAACAAAGGATCCAGATGGTGAGAGTAATACGTTAATCTTTGATGGCGTAAAATAATTTGATGTACGTAGACATCATTTTCTGACGACTCATAATAAAATTGCATCAAGTGTTGCATCAACTAGCACAAAAAATACAGCCAAGTGCAATGTGGGACTGTGGATTGGCAATTATGGTCTTATGGAGGGTATTGAAGCATTACCTGAAAATGGTACTCCTTTCGTTCCATTCATTTTGTTACCTTTGATAAAATACCCTCAATATTGAATAAAACAATGGTGAACAAATGATCGGGATGGTGAGAACACAAACTAAGTGATTGCAACAGGAGATTGGTTGGAGTAGTGAATGTTGGTAGTTCTTGAAGTTTTGAAGTTTGTAATACATTAATCTTTCAACACAAACTAAGTGACATGCACCTGCAATTTATCAATCTTTGCTGTTTACTTTATACTTTCACAGTAACATATAGCACTGCTAATGCCAAATGTAATTGAAGGCTACCAGTGATCACTGTCTGAGGCGGGTTTATCATACACGCGTCTGACACAGTCACCCGCATAAAGAGATTACTGTAGTAGCACTATGATTAGCCTAGAATAACAACTTCAGACAAATATTATAGCTAACTTCAATATATAAAGAGGTGGTACTGAATTTGGAGGTTCAAAAATTTGTTATACTGgcgaattttatttattttttgacaGCGAGATGGATTAAAGGAATTGGGGAACATGATGCTTACCCTAGAATAACAACTTCAGACACATATTATAGCTACGTCGTAAACATCAATAAAGAGTTGGCATTGAATATTTGAATTTGGAGCTTCAAAAATCTGTTATGCCCAAGTAATTTTATTTATAAATTGACAGCAAGATGGATAAAAGGAATTAGGGAACATGATGCTTACAATACCACATCTACGAATCGAATCCATGATTGTGTTATCAAGAGCAGAAAACAATTCAGAGCAAAAACAAAGACCATGGAAAATAACCAATATCATATACCCCATTGTATCCAGTTATCAACATTCAGCATCTTGACTGTCGTATTCGGCGAGCAAACAAAGTACGCTGCCCTCTTCGATTTTGTCTTTCTTCTTCTCATTGAATGTTATTTTCGACGAATCTGACTTCTTTCTATCCACACTGAAATTTCCGGTTGCCAATACATCTGTTGAAGCATCTACATCATCAAAAATCTTGCTCCTCTTGACAATGTCATATACACTATTATATATACTGAAGTCGTCATCATCATAGTCAATCCTTTTGACAAATTCTTTAGGGCCAAGAAACAATAATCCCTCATCCTGTTTTCGCAACGGTTCAAAATTCCTAGACGCACCCGTTTCAACAGTGAAATCAGAGTTTCTTGGGTCAGTCTTAATTGTTATCTCCGCAGAGCAGTTGGTACACTTAATGTAAAACCGCACAACTTGGATACCAAGGTATTTCTCTCCAACAACGTCTTCTTTTCTTGAATTAAACTTTGTACCCTTTGACATGTAATTACCGCAAGTATTACAGCGAATACTCATAGACAACATTGTGCGAATCATCATCAGCTTGTTTTTCGGCTGCTTTCTTTTCAGTATCTTCGACGGATCGAAATCCGGTGGATCCATAATCATGAATATTGAAagaatttttagagagagaaactgaaACTGCTGTGTAGTAGTAGTATTGACagggtgtatatatatatatatatatatatatagaaactgCATCAGGTGAGTCCACATATCTTAGATGAGTCCGTCCCACGATTCTCCACCATTAGATCTTACACTAATGAATGGCTGAGATTAATCCTAGCTTACACTATATAAACTTAGAATTCTAATCTAACAGCGTCATAACTTAATATCACTTTCTCTCTCCTTCTATTTCTCTCTCaaccatctttttttttttaaatccccTAAATTCTACGCTATAATCATGTTTATTCCAAAAATCAATTTCGTCAATTTTATCAGTTCAATTATTTCAAAAAAACAGGCACGCATCGAATCATTCACTGTAGATATTCAAAATACTTTCCTCACTTCCAAAATCAAGCAAAATTCTCACAAAAATCAAGCGAAGATCTTTCAAAAATCAAGTCAAGAATCTATTACATCCGTTTCTCACAATATGAAGAGGTATAAATCgctcgctttttcgcaatttttttTAGTTTTAGTTGCGATTGATGTTATcgcatgttgttgttgttgttcttgttcttgtttatattgattgatatgaagaaattgttaattaatttctGTTTAATTTAGGTTTTCgtttttaacaaaaaaattagggttaatgttTTGCTCAACCTGACTAATTGATTTTACGCCAAAAAATTAAGTTTAATTTGCATGTTGCTGGTATTCATAGTGTTTGTTTGAAAAGTTAGAGTTATGAGATTACCATATGGTGAAATTAGCAACACTTTTAATTTGTGCTTTGTTAATTTACTATTGAATGCGATTTTTTGAGTTGTTAAATCGTGttataatattatttttataCTGTACGTTGTCGATTTATGTATTCATATAATTTGTCAAAAATTGAGGGTTATGACATTGTGAATTTCATAACTTAAGCTAATTTAATCGTCTCAGTTTATCCCCAATTTCATGACTCGGCACATGTTAGTGTAACAATGTTACGGTATAATTGTTATTGGATGAAATAATGTAGTTGGTATTGAGGATTAGTCAATTATTATTGAACGAATTGAATTTGAAATATTGTTAAAacattttatatttgatttataacACAGTGTGACTGTAACATTTTTGTTACATTTAATTCATCAAAGGTAGATCAATAGTAACGTAATAGTGTTATTGTAAAAACATTGATTCATTAAAGTAACATGGCAACAATGTTACAATAATAATTATTTAGTTCGTTTATTATATTAGACGCTGTAAAGTATTTATAAAATGTATCGATAAAGGTTTTTTTTTGCATTGTTTTTTTAAAGTGACAGTGTTACTGTAACATCATTTACTCACTAAAGCAACAATGATACAGTAATTGTGTTACTgtaacatcatttattcatcaaagTAACACGGATACAATGTTAAAAGATAAAACATTAATTATTACAACAATGAAAGGCAAGTGAATACACATCACTCCAGCTGATCCTTATATGCTAAAATGTTTTGCAATACCACATCACAACAATGCGAAAAACCGACAGCAAGTATACATTGTAATCACACATAATGTTAAAAGTCTCTACTAGTATTTCAACTTCAATAACATTACCTTTTTCACGCCTATCTTCATGATTGATTTGTGAGCGTCTTACTCTTTTTTGTATATACCGTCTTTTTGGTGACTTTTTTCTGTA from Silene latifolia isolate original U9 population chromosome 10, ASM4854445v1, whole genome shotgun sequence encodes:
- the LOC141607003 gene encoding uncharacterized protein LOC141607003, which produces MDPPDFDPSKILKRKQPKNKLMMIRTMLSMSIRCNTCGNYMSKGTKFNSRKEDVVGEKYLGIQVVRFYIKCTNCSAEITIKTDPRNSDFTVETGASRNFEPLRKQDEGLLFLGPKEFVKRIDYDDDDFSIYNSVYDIVKRSKIFDDVDASTDVLATGNFSVDRKKSDSSKITFNEKKKDKIEEGSVLCLLAEYDSQDAEC